From the Nitrospirae bacterium YQR-1 genome, one window contains:
- the trxA gene encoding thioredoxin — MAEGVIAATTATWDSEVLQTQGLVLVDFWAVWCGPCRMVAPIVEELAREFVGKVKVVKLNTDENPDIASKYKIMGIPTLMFFRNGDKIDQLVGAVPKAQLKEKIQTLLA; from the coding sequence ATGGCAGAAGGTGTGATTGCTGCAACTACGGCTACGTGGGACTCTGAGGTTCTGCAGACACAGGGACTGGTTCTTGTTGACTTTTGGGCGGTGTGGTGCGGCCCTTGCAGAATGGTTGCTCCCATAGTAGAGGAGTTGGCAAGGGAATTTGTCGGGAAGGTAAAAGTGGTTAAGTTAAATACCGATGAAAATCCGGATATAGCCAGCAAGTATAAAATCATGGGGATTCCAACCCTTATGTTTTTCCGCAATGGTGACAAGATAGACCAGCTTGTCGGAGCCGTACCCAAAGCACAGCTTAAGGAAAAGATTCAAACTCTTCTTGCTTAA
- the rpsP gene encoding 30S ribosomal protein S16 — MGAHKRPFYRIVVTDSRTRRDGRFLEILGNYDPLKEPSAVTLDVERVKKWLENGAQPTDTVRKLLQKAGVQLQTA; from the coding sequence ATGGGAGCGCACAAGAGGCCGTTTTACAGAATAGTGGTTACGGATTCAAGGACACGGCGGGATGGGCGTTTTTTAGAGATACTGGGAAACTATGATCCCCTGAAAGAGCCCTCGGCAGTAACGCTGGACGTGGAGAGAGTCAAAAAGTGGCTTGAAAATGGCGCTCAGCCTACAGATACCGTTAGGAAGCTATTACAGAAGGCTGGAGTTCAACTGCAAACAGCCTGA
- the ffh gene encoding signal recognition particle protein: protein MFASLNEKLEGIFKKLKGKGFLTADDIDVAMKEIRLALLEADVNFKVVKGFVERVKGKSLGTQVLESLTPGQQVVKIVNDELCALLGEENERIQLSPNPPTIVMMAGLQGSGKTTTTAKIALYFKTQGRRPMMVAADLQRPAAIEQLITLGKQTGVPVFFSKEGKNPVDVCRNAVEEAKKEARDIVFIDTAGRLHIDDELMGQLKDIKNAVSPRETLFVADAMTGQDAVNIAKTFNEKIGIDGIVLTKMDGDARGGAAISIREVTGKPIKFIGTGEKIDMLEPFHPQRIASRILGMGDVLSFIEKAQQTFDEKDAEKFRDKMMTDSFTLDDLRDQLSKIRSMGPIQNLLNMIPGFNKLKGVEVDEKQFVRIEAMISSMTKKEKRNPDILNGSRKLRISKGSGTTVADVNRLLKQYKDMKKMMKMFKGKKGFKLPDFLPF, encoded by the coding sequence TTGTTTGCTTCTTTAAATGAAAAATTAGAAGGAATTTTTAAGAAGTTAAAAGGCAAAGGCTTTTTAACTGCTGACGATATAGATGTGGCTATGAAAGAGATACGTCTTGCTCTTTTGGAGGCCGATGTAAACTTTAAGGTAGTTAAGGGCTTTGTAGAGAGGGTAAAGGGGAAGTCGCTTGGCACTCAGGTGCTGGAGAGTCTGACCCCGGGACAGCAGGTAGTAAAAATAGTAAACGATGAGCTGTGTGCTCTGTTGGGGGAGGAAAACGAAAGGATTCAGCTGTCCCCCAATCCACCCACAATTGTAATGATGGCAGGCCTTCAGGGTTCGGGTAAAACCACTACAACAGCAAAAATTGCCTTGTATTTTAAGACTCAGGGCAGGCGTCCGATGATGGTGGCGGCAGACTTGCAGCGTCCTGCCGCAATTGAACAGCTAATCACTCTTGGAAAACAAACCGGAGTCCCTGTTTTTTTCTCAAAAGAAGGGAAAAACCCTGTTGATGTTTGCCGCAATGCCGTTGAGGAAGCCAAAAAAGAGGCAAGGGACATTGTCTTTATAGATACCGCCGGAAGGCTGCACATTGATGATGAGCTGATGGGGCAGTTGAAAGATATAAAGAATGCTGTATCACCGAGGGAGACTCTTTTTGTAGCCGATGCAATGACCGGACAGGATGCCGTAAATATAGCAAAGACCTTTAATGAAAAGATTGGAATTGACGGCATAGTGCTTACCAAGATGGATGGGGATGCAAGGGGCGGTGCCGCCATTTCTATAAGAGAAGTGACCGGCAAACCGATTAAATTTATCGGTACCGGTGAGAAAATAGATATGTTAGAGCCATTTCATCCGCAAAGAATAGCCTCAAGAATTCTTGGCATGGGTGATGTTCTCAGTTTTATTGAAAAAGCTCAGCAGACTTTTGACGAAAAAGACGCCGAGAAATTCAGAGATAAAATGATGACAGACAGCTTCACCCTTGATGATCTCAGAGACCAGCTTAGCAAAATACGCTCTATGGGGCCGATTCAGAATCTACTTAACATGATTCCGGGTTTTAATAAACTAAAGGGTGTGGAGGTTGATGAAAAGCAGTTTGTCAGGATTGAGGCGATGATAAGCTCAATGACTAAAAAGGAAAAGAGAAATCCAGACATATTAAACGGCAGTAGAAAGCTGAGGATATCCAAAGGCAGCGGTACCACTGTGGCTGATGTTAACCGGCTTCTTAAACAGTACAAGGATATGAAAAAAATGATGAAAATGTTTAAGGGAAAGAAGGGGTTTAAGTTACCCGATTTTTTGCCTTTTTAA
- a CDS encoding YjbH domain-containing protein, whose product MAGCIESIDSNCMFLLFLPMTGHKGVFFVFAAIVLFIVVTAGKKAHCFDFKGLQPVQPHGVFSTFSATTNEKGAAALGIDLEQSVDPTFYRITSSVSYSLTDIVEFSASVPFSMKTSEYGFEDPAVGIKARIFEETELRPAIAVLGVISPPSGSEDITTNGRYGGGLILSKKVGPFRTHLNLLYYVPFKESLRSQMGILFGTDYPVAHNLNLLSELYLKRSHLDNSFDYFEGRIGYRFKPLDFLYTTLGIGYEFMKSTPDIRIFLNFTLVHSHPVYKRIYEEEQ is encoded by the coding sequence TTGGCCGGTTGCATAGAAAGCATTGACAGCAACTGTATGTTTCTGTTATTTTTACCCATGACTGGCCATAAAGGAGTGTTTTTTGTTTTTGCCGCCATAGTGTTGTTTATTGTTGTTACAGCCGGCAAAAAAGCACACTGCTTTGATTTTAAAGGTCTGCAGCCTGTTCAGCCGCACGGAGTGTTTTCCACGTTTTCTGCAACAACAAATGAAAAGGGGGCGGCAGCTTTAGGGATTGATCTGGAGCAGTCAGTGGATCCGACTTTTTATAGAATTACCAGTTCTGTTTCCTATTCTCTGACTGATATTGTGGAGTTCAGTGCCTCAGTGCCTTTCAGTATGAAGACCAGTGAGTACGGGTTTGAGGACCCTGCAGTAGGTATAAAAGCGCGTATTTTTGAGGAGACGGAGTTAAGGCCGGCCATTGCCGTACTGGGAGTAATCTCACCTCCTTCCGGTAGTGAAGATATCACCACAAACGGCAGATACGGCGGCGGGCTGATTTTATCTAAAAAAGTGGGGCCCTTCAGAACACACTTAAACTTGCTGTATTATGTACCATTTAAGGAGAGCCTCAGAAGTCAGATGGGCATCCTTTTTGGTACTGATTATCCAGTTGCACATAACCTGAACCTGCTTTCAGAGCTGTACCTTAAGAGAAGTCATTTGGATAACAGTTTTGATTACTTTGAAGGACGCATAGGTTATAGGTTTAAACCTTTGGATTTCCTGTATACAACCTTAGGAATAGGTTATGAGTTTATGAAAAGCACACCGGACATCAGGATTTTTTTAAACTTC